One genomic segment of Rivularia sp. PCC 7116 includes these proteins:
- a CDS encoding caspase family protein, translating to MINLNPYLQSIGNTYGEWWKCYTITDVVGNLRHEKQKRLPLFDFGLMVEKVKQEQEEKTERLTVLQGLIKYANDHVLLIGRPGSGKSTAFLRLLLESAQHHLEMNFQANSESCLKTTESSTNSQFQLTSAMSQGIDSLADSRENAKIPILIELRFYKTSIIDLIRNFLKRHQLLLENPEIEKLLFAGKFLLLFDGVNELPSEAARQNLQQFRQDYQQTTPMIFTTRDLGVGGDLKIEKKLQMQPLTETQMRDFVCGYLPEQGEELLKQLSGRLRELGETPLLLMMLCSVFVDNQNKVPSNLGSVFRRFTKIYDNKFKQDIPVTDESRRWWQRLLQHLAWVMTHGESKTEILVAIPIQEARDILTEFLKEQDYHQPRNAEKWLDDLLKHHLIQLGADNQIQFRHQLLQEYYAAERLLEEIPKLSDDDLQWEYLNYLKWTEPVALMMQLVDKQSQAVGLVKLALELDWQLGARLAGEVREEWQGETVGLITNLELPLLLKIRLLEISKSDIAISSLIDMLQNEDEEFFEDVILALIGIGSNAAINALIEFLEYEYEFEDLFICGYGLISLEEIDSWDEILDIFRASKYDIARVNYICNENSVNKKKKIVNKITESIDSNFLQEGNQIDSSFADKHKKNNYEVLIHQIISNLKHNDADIRKKAFFSLKNICSREAINPLTKALYNEDNSLIFHLLSICLRNITSEKDIPLLIQLLEHKHFLVRLNAVCALGRIGSDATIPGLIIALEDKYEGVRSDAALAIGDICSDAAIPGLIKVMKKKYTPNLIGTLETIQQHLKYYKPIPKTMSKSTSHNYALLIGVGECEETKLSLPVTVKDIQALKSLLTDSNLCGYIDSNIRLLYNETATKEQILENLTWLKQQAENDSEATILIYYSGHGLLDNSGDYYLIPHETDRADIPDTALSAETINQALQGIPAQKLLVIIDSCHAQGMATSKDAKSPIPKGFTQAALPKTIIDDLKGAGRVVFTSSTGTQLSWIRSDRTMSIYTYHFLEALQGAGNQPGDKVVKVSNLMNYLSETVPITVQQEYNKKQTPFFDFATEDFLVALLRGGKGLPAEGYESMKAEAEEKIRSISNQVKDSVVNMGDGNIGLNIGTAGNITIGDISSK from the coding sequence GTGATTAATTTAAACCCTTATCTACAATCAATCGGCAATACTTACGGCGAATGGTGGAAGTGTTACACCATAACAGATGTTGTAGGAAATCTTCGGCACGAAAAACAAAAGCGATTGCCGTTGTTTGATTTTGGGTTGATGGTAGAGAAGGTTAAGCAGGAGCAAGAAGAAAAAACCGAAAGATTAACAGTTTTACAAGGTTTAATTAAATATGCGAACGACCATGTATTATTAATAGGTCGTCCTGGTAGTGGTAAATCTACAGCGTTTTTACGGTTGCTGTTGGAATCAGCGCAACATCACCTGGAAATGAATTTCCAGGCTAACAGCGAAAGTTGTCTAAAGACGACTGAATCTTCTACTAACAGTCAGTTTCAACTGACTTCGGCTATGAGCCAGGGAATTGATTCCCTGGCGGATTCGCGAGAAAATGCAAAAATCCCCATCCTCATCGAACTTCGTTTTTACAAAACTTCAATAATCGACTTAATTCGTAACTTCCTCAAACGTCACCAACTACTGTTAGAAAACCCTGAAATTGAAAAATTACTGTTTGCAGGAAAATTCCTTTTATTATTTGATGGAGTTAACGAATTACCATCAGAAGCAGCGCGGCAAAACTTACAACAATTTCGCCAAGATTACCAGCAAACCACACCAATGATTTTCACCACGCGAGATTTAGGTGTTGGTGGTGATTTAAAAATAGAGAAAAAGCTGCAAATGCAACCTTTGACAGAAACCCAGATGCGGGATTTTGTTTGTGGGTATCTTCCAGAGCAAGGGGAAGAATTGCTCAAACAGTTGTCAGGGCGTTTGCGGGAGTTGGGAGAAACACCTTTATTATTAATGATGCTTTGTTCGGTATTTGTTGATAACCAAAATAAAGTACCATCAAATTTGGGTTCGGTATTTCGTCGCTTTACCAAAATTTACGATAATAAATTCAAACAAGATATTCCCGTAACGGATGAATCTCGACGCTGGTGGCAGCGGTTATTGCAGCATTTAGCTTGGGTGATGACGCATGGGGAATCAAAAACCGAAATTCTCGTTGCTATTCCGATACAGGAAGCTAGGGATATCTTGACTGAGTTTCTCAAAGAGCAGGATTATCATCAACCGAGGAATGCAGAAAAATGGTTAGATGATTTACTCAAACATCATTTGATTCAACTTGGTGCAGATAATCAAATTCAATTTCGTCATCAACTGCTGCAAGAATATTACGCTGCTGAAAGATTATTGGAAGAAATTCCGAAGTTGAGCGATGATGACTTGCAGTGGGAATATTTGAATTATTTGAAATGGACTGAGCCTGTAGCGCTGATGATGCAGTTGGTAGATAAGCAATCTCAAGCTGTGGGTTTGGTGAAGTTGGCTTTGGAGCTTGATTGGCAGTTGGGTGCAAGGTTGGCGGGGGAAGTTAGGGAAGAGTGGCAGGGGGAGACTGTTGGTTTAATTACTAATTTAGAGTTGCCACTTTTATTAAAAATTAGACTTTTAGAAATTAGCAAATCTGATATAGCAATATCTTCATTAATAGATATGCTACAAAACGAAGATGAGGAATTCTTTGAAGATGTAATTTTAGCTTTAATTGGAATTGGCTCAAATGCTGCAATAAATGCATTAATTGAATTTCTGGAATATGAATACGAATTTGAAGATTTATTCATTTGCGGTTATGGTCTCATTTCCTTAGAAGAAATTGATTCCTGGGATGAAATATTAGACATATTTAGAGCATCAAAATATGATATTGCCCGTGTCAATTATATTTGTAATGAAAATTCGGTAAATAAAAAGAAAAAGATTGTCAATAAAATAACTGAATCAATTGACAGTAATTTTTTACAAGAGGGAAATCAGATTGATAGTTCATTTGCAGATAAACACAAAAAAAACAATTATGAAGTCTTAATACATCAAATAATCAGTAACTTAAAACATAATGATGCTGATATTCGTAAAAAGGCTTTTTTCAGTTTAAAAAATATTTGTTCGAGAGAAGCAATAAACCCACTAACTAAAGCTCTATACAATGAAGATAATAGTTTAATTTTTCATTTGCTTTCTATATGCTTAAGGAATATAACCTCTGAAAAAGATATACCTTTATTAATTCAACTGCTTGAGCATAAACATTTTTTAGTTCGTCTAAATGCTGTATGCGCTTTAGGAAGAATAGGTAGTGATGCTACCATACCTGGTTTAATAATAGCCTTAGAAGATAAATATGAAGGTGTCCGTTCTGATGCAGCTTTAGCTATTGGAGATATTTGCTCTGATGCTGCTATTCCAGGATTAATAAAAGTTATGAAAAAAAAATATACACCCAATCTTATCGGAACTCTTGAAACAATCCAACAACACCTAAAATACTACAAACCCATCCCCAAAACCATGTCCAAATCCACTTCCCACAACTACGCATTACTCATCGGTGTAGGTGAATGCGAAGAAACCAAATTATCCCTACCAGTAACAGTTAAAGATATTCAAGCACTCAAATCTCTCCTCACCGACTCCAACTTATGCGGTTACATCGACAGTAACATTCGTCTTCTCTACAACGAAACCGCTACCAAAGAACAAATCCTAGAAAATTTAACCTGGTTAAAACAACAAGCCGAAAATGATTCAGAAGCAACTATACTAATTTACTATTCCGGTCATGGTTTATTAGATAATTCTGGAGATTACTATCTCATCCCCCACGAAACCGATCGCGCAGACATTCCGGATACCGCACTTTCAGCAGAAACCATCAATCAAGCATTACAAGGGATTCCAGCGCAAAAATTATTAGTAATTATAGATAGCTGTCACGCTCAAGGAATGGCAACTTCAAAAGATGCTAAATCCCCAATTCCCAAAGGTTTTACCCAAGCTGCTTTACCCAAAACCATTATTGACGATTTAAAAGGTGCGGGAAGAGTTGTATTTACTTCCTCCACCGGAACACAACTATCTTGGATTCGCAGCGATCGCACAATGAGCATCTACACGTATCATTTCCTCGAAGCTTTACAAGGTGCGGGGAATCAACCGGGAGATAAAGTAGTTAAGGTTTCCAATTTGATGAATTATCTGAGCGAAACTGTTCCGATAACGGTACAGCAGGAATACAACAAAAAACAAACGCCCTTCTTTGATTTTGCTACAGAAGATTTTCTCGTTGCTTTGTTACGTGGTGGCAAAGGTTTACCCGCAGAAGGATATGAAAGCATGAAAGCAGAAGCAGAAGAGAAGATTCGCAGTATCAGCAATCAAGTTAAAGATAGTGTGGTGAATATGGGAGATGGAAATATTGGTTTAAATATTGGTACAGCAGGGAATATAACTATTGGTGATATATCTTCAAAATAA
- a CDS encoding Txe/YoeB family addiction module toxin — protein sequence MSKKKKKNKAETDEIKSVVVNRSPGFSSKFKEDLAWWFKHNFKVASKILDLITAVMENPFEGIGKPEPLKYMDADIWSRRIDLEHRLVYRVENTKIDFLTCRYHYE from the coding sequence TTGAGCAAGAAGAAAAAGAAGAATAAGGCTGAAACTGATGAAATAAAATCAGTTGTTGTTAATCGAAGTCCTGGTTTTAGTTCTAAGTTTAAGGAAGATTTAGCTTGGTGGTTCAAGCACAATTTTAAAGTTGCATCGAAAATTTTAGATTTAATTACTGCTGTGATGGAAAATCCATTCGAGGGAATTGGTAAACCAGAACCTTTGAAATATATGGATGCCGATATTTGGTCTAGACGTATTGATTTAGAGCATCGGCTTGTTTATCGTGTTGAAAATACTAAAATTGATTTTCTTACTTGTCGGTATCATTATGAGTAA
- a CDS encoding type II toxin-antitoxin system Phd/YefM family antitoxin, whose amino-acid sequence MFSYEITSPTDARNNFFKLLDLVVQNNQVYIINRRDGENVALITESDLRSLVETVYLLKTPANANRLLDAIEESKSGKIKSQTIEELQQELGIEQEEKEE is encoded by the coding sequence ATGTTTTCTTACGAAATCACATCTCCAACGGATGCCAGAAACAACTTCTTTAAGCTATTAGACTTAGTTGTACAAAATAATCAGGTATATATCATCAATCGTCGTGATGGTGAGAATGTTGCTTTGATTACAGAATCGGATTTGAGAAGTTTGGTTGAGACGGTTTATCTATTGAAAACTCCTGCAAATGCAAATCGCTTACTCGATGCAATTGAGGAATCTAAGAGCGGAAAAATCAAATCTCAAACAATTGAAGAGCTTCAGCAGGAGTTAGGGATTGAGCAAGAAGAAAAAGAAGAATAA